From a single Merismopedia glauca CCAP 1448/3 genomic region:
- a CDS encoding antibiotic biosynthesis monooxygenase family protein — protein sequence MSAILEVAILDIKPGLASEFETAFKEASTIIASMSGYISHQLQRCLETESRYMLLVSWEKLEDRTVGFRQSSQYQKWASLLHNFYDPFPRVEHYETVIYSN from the coding sequence ATGTCTGCGATCCTAGAAGTTGCGATTTTGGATATTAAGCCTGGTTTGGCTTCTGAGTTTGAAACCGCTTTTAAAGAAGCATCAACTATTATTGCTTCTATGTCAGGATATATTTCTCATCAACTCCAGCGTTGTTTAGAAACTGAGAGTCGTTATATGCTGCTGGTAAGTTGGGAAAAATTGGAAGATCGTACTGTAGGATTTAGGCAGTCTTCACAATACCAAAAATGGGCTTCTTTACTCCACAATTTCTACGATCCGTTTCCTAGGGTAGAACATTACGAAACAGTTATCTATAGCAATTAG
- a CDS encoding 7-carboxy-7-deazaguanine synthase QueE: MSKLSKYKTANLIEVFSAIQGEGLNIGTRQIFIRFAMCDLRCHYCDSAHTWYSSDTCRIEQNPGKRDFATYPNPVTLDSLISWIRQQNQPGLHDSISLTGGEPLLHAAFLQEFLPQLHQETDLPIYLETGGHRPSQLKMILPYLDSIGMDIKLPSVSGELKWEAHQEFLQLCAEAKVEVFGKIIISEATNPQELEQAATLIAQINPQIPVFLQPVTPLASSDSKPINPPTPEQVLTWQTLMKKQIKQVRVIPQTHKMIDQL; this comes from the coding sequence ATGTCAAAACTTAGTAAATATAAAACAGCCAACTTGATTGAAGTCTTTTCTGCGATTCAAGGAGAAGGACTAAATATTGGTACGAGGCAAATTTTTATTAGATTTGCCATGTGCGATTTACGCTGTCACTATTGTGATAGCGCGCATACTTGGTACTCATCCGATACTTGTAGAATCGAACAAAATCCTGGAAAACGGGATTTTGCAACTTACCCCAATCCAGTTACTTTAGATAGTTTGATAAGCTGGATTCGACAGCAAAACCAGCCAGGTTTGCATGATAGTATCAGCTTAACTGGAGGCGAACCACTTTTACACGCAGCTTTTTTGCAAGAGTTTTTACCTCAGTTGCATCAAGAGACAGACTTACCTATCTATTTAGAAACAGGTGGTCATCGTCCTAGCCAATTAAAGATGATATTACCCTATCTAGACTCGATTGGCATGGATATTAAGTTACCCAGTGTCAGTGGCGAATTAAAATGGGAAGCACATCAAGAATTTTTGCAACTTTGCGCTGAAGCTAAAGTAGAAGTATTCGGGAAAATCATTATTTCTGAAGCTACTAATCCCCAAGAATTAGAACAAGCAGCCACATTAATTGCTCAAATAAATCCCCAAATACCCGTCTTTTTACAACCAGTTACTCCTCTAGCATCATCGGATAGCAAACCCATTAATCCTCCAACACCAGAACAAGTACTAACTTGGCAAACATTGATGAAAAAACAGATTAAACAGGTGCGTGTAATTCCTCAAACTCACAAAATGATTGACCAACTGTAG
- a CDS encoding ACP phosphodiesterase: MNYLAHLFLSEPTPESMIGNFLGDFVKGSLESRYTEEIRRGIDLHRKVDIYTDSHPIFCASKRIIAPERRRFAGILIDVFYDHFLAKNWHKYSDISLVDFSQNFYQALQDCQNILPESVKLRLPQIIGCDVLRSYQEISGIDRALQSISARFKRVNNLADGLEDLESNYQQIGSDFAVLFPDAIDYVTSYRSQIDIIQL; this comes from the coding sequence ATGAATTATTTGGCTCATTTATTTCTATCTGAACCTACACCTGAATCAATGATTGGAAACTTTTTAGGAGATTTCGTTAAAGGTTCCCTAGAAAGTCGTTACACTGAAGAAATTAGAAGAGGTATTGACTTACACAGAAAAGTAGATATCTACACAGATTCTCATCCCATATTTTGTGCGAGTAAAAGAATTATTGCTCCAGAAAGACGCAGGTTTGCAGGAATATTAATTGATGTATTTTACGATCATTTTCTTGCTAAAAATTGGCATAAATATTCAGATATTTCCCTGGTTGATTTTTCACAAAACTTCTATCAAGCGCTACAAGATTGCCAGAATATATTACCTGAATCAGTTAAACTGCGACTACCACAAATAATTGGTTGCGATGTACTGCGATCGTACCAGGAAATTTCGGGAATAGATCGCGCCCTGCAAAGTATCAGTGCTAGATTTAAACGGGTAAATAACTTAGCAGATGGATTAGAAGATTTAGAATCTAACTATCAGCAAATTGGATCGGATTTTGCGGTTTTATTTCCCGATGCGATCGATTACGTCACCAGTTATCGCTCTCAAATTGACATAATACAACTGTAG
- a CDS encoding DUF4351 domain-containing protein yields MSLRTSPAYLEYIERETQKAIQQGVQQGIQQGMQQGRTAEGRELVLKQLTRKLGSLSPELQERVSGLGIEPLESLGEALLDFESVQDLENWLSST; encoded by the coding sequence ATGAGTTTAAGAACTTCACCAGCCTATCTAGAATACATTGAGCGAGAGACTCAAAAAGCGATACAACAGGGCGTACAACAAGGTATACAACAAGGTATGCAACAGGGTAGAACAGCAGAGGGACGAGAACTAGTCCTGAAGCAACTTACTCGTAAATTAGGCAGTCTATCGCCAGAATTGCAAGAACGAGTGAGTGGTTTAGGCATTGAGCCGTTGGAATCTCTAGGTGAGGCTTTGTTGGATTTTGAGAGTGTGCAAGATTTGGAGAATTGGCTGTCATCTACGTAA
- a CDS encoding type II toxin-antitoxin system HicB family antitoxin: MNRYSVIVQWSDEDRLYLVTIPEFAHRVAMPCSHGKTREEALRNGEEVIEMYLETWQAEGEPIPEPNTLQIA; encoded by the coding sequence ATGAATAGATATAGCGTAATTGTTCAATGGTCTGATGAAGATCGGCTTTACCTAGTCACGATTCCAGAGTTTGCACATCGCGTTGCCATGCCTTGCAGTCATGGTAAAACTCGTGAAGAAGCGCTTCGCAATGGCGAAGAAGTTATTGAAATGTACTTGGAAACTTGGCAAGCAGAAGGCGAACCTATTCCCGAACCTAATACCCTGCAAATCGCCTGA
- a CDS encoding glutamate-5-semialdehyde dehydrogenase, translating to MTNLQVRAEALTEIAHKTRQAALKLGNLTTETKNQALKAVAEALTAATPEIVAANIADCQAAETAGVAKPLRDRLKLDETKLQGAIAGILDVAKLDDPVGAVQMHRELDAGLILKRITCPLGVLGVVFESRPDAVMQIASLAIKSGNGVILKGGKEAIHSCTALVKAIRQGLATTEVDPEAVQLLTTRGEILELLNLDKYVDLIIPRGSNSFVRFIQENTKIPVLGHADGICHLYADKEADLAKTVAIALDSKTQYPAACNAIETLLIHRDIAAQFLPAIAATLQQAGVELRGDAPTCQILPEIHPATPSDWETEYTDLILSIKVVESLEEAISHINQYGSRHTEAIVTENPDTANLFLAEVDAAGVYHNCSTRFADGFRYGFGAEVGISTQKMPPRGSVGLEGLVTYKYQVVGNGHIVADYSGSNGKSFTHRDLST from the coding sequence ATGACTAATCTGCAAGTTCGCGCTGAAGCTTTGACAGAAATTGCCCACAAAACTCGCCAAGCTGCTTTAAAACTGGGTAATTTGACTACAGAAACTAAAAACCAAGCCTTAAAAGCTGTAGCTGAAGCTTTAACTGCTGCTACCCCCGAAATTGTGGCAGCTAATATAGCAGATTGTCAAGCCGCAGAAACCGCAGGAGTAGCTAAACCTTTGCGCGATCGCCTCAAGTTAGATGAAACAAAGTTGCAAGGTGCGATCGCTGGTATCCTAGATGTGGCGAAGCTAGACGATCCGGTGGGTGCAGTCCAAATGCATCGGGAGTTGGATGCCGGATTAATCCTCAAACGCATTACTTGTCCTTTGGGTGTTTTGGGTGTAGTCTTTGAATCTCGTCCCGATGCGGTGATGCAAATTGCGAGTTTGGCGATTAAATCGGGAAATGGCGTGATTCTCAAAGGTGGAAAGGAAGCAATTCACTCTTGTACGGCGTTAGTCAAAGCGATTCGTCAAGGATTAGCTACTACCGAAGTCGATCCAGAAGCGGTACAGTTGTTGACTACTAGAGGAGAAATTCTGGAATTATTGAATCTGGATAAGTATGTCGATTTGATTATTCCCAGAGGTTCCAACTCATTTGTCCGCTTTATTCAAGAAAATACCAAAATTCCGGTTTTAGGTCATGCTGATGGGATTTGTCACCTTTATGCAGACAAAGAGGCAGATTTAGCTAAAACCGTGGCGATCGCTCTTGATTCTAAAACCCAGTATCCCGCAGCTTGCAACGCCATTGAAACCTTATTGATTCACCGAGACATTGCGGCTCAATTTCTCCCTGCGATCGCCGCCACATTGCAACAAGCTGGGGTAGAATTGCGAGGGGATGCACCCACTTGTCAAATCCTGCCTGAAATACACCCAGCAACCCCGTCAGACTGGGAAACAGAATACACTGACCTGATTTTATCAATTAAGGTAGTTGAGTCTCTAGAAGAGGCAATTTCTCATATTAACCAATATGGATCTCGTCACACAGAGGCGATCGTAACTGAAAACCCCGATACTGCTAACCTATTTTTAGCTGAAGTTGATGCGGCTGGAGTCTATCATAACTGTTCCACTCGCTTCGCCGATGGCTTCCGCTACGGCTTCGGTGCTGAAGTAGGGATTAGCACTCAAAAAATGCCTCCCAGAGGTTCCGTGGGTTTAGAAGGACTGGTTACCTATAAATATCAAGTTGTAGGCAACGGACATATCGTAGCTGACTACTCTGGTAGTAATGGGAAGTCTTTTACCCATAGAGATTTGTCTACCTAG